From one Sphingomonas xanthus genomic stretch:
- the rnr gene encoding ribonuclease R, whose product MPRKQPPGLPTAKQILDFIEGSDQPAGKREIARAFGLKGNEKIALKSLLKDMADEGLIDSAAGRAFHKMGGVPKVTVLRVVSVDDGQVWATPESWHADTPAPKLRVIERSRGKGPRSALGLNDRILARTEEAGKGHVAHVMKKLARAAELLLGVVRQEGERYFLTPVDKKERRELPISDLKDAQPGDLVLAEPSGRPPRTSARVDAILGDPFAPRSFSLIAIHKHGLRDEFRDEAIAEATKVAGQPLGDREDLTALPIVAIDPEDARDHDDAIWASPRDDGDGWDAIVAIADVSFYVRPGSELDREARARGNSVYFPDRVVPMLPHELSSDICSLKQGQLRAAMACHLHVGKDGALKSWRFSRAKICVFANIAYENAQAAYDGTPGLVDPRLVDTALKPLWECWRALLKAREKREPLELDLPERRVMLDEKGRILSVAPRERLDAHRLVEDYMIAANVAAAKALERKKAPVMYRVHEAPSREKLVALKDYLATFDLEFALGQVIKPATFNRIIDRIGPDHDARPEIMEQLLRTQMQARYGPEPLGHFGLSLASYAHFTSPIRRYADLLVHRALVTAHGLGEGGLPKADAEDFTTIGEHISMLERRAMEAERETVDRYVAAFLADKVGQILRCRITGVQPFGFFATVEDLGGDGLVPAAILGNEYFRYDEAARALIGEETGETFRVGQHLELKLAEANPASGALRFELPEGKFAAPRRNDSRRDRVRPPKRGRPGNIRHQGKRR is encoded by the coding sequence ATGCCCCGCAAACAGCCCCCCGGCCTGCCGACCGCCAAGCAGATCCTCGACTTTATCGAAGGTAGCGACCAGCCCGCCGGCAAGCGGGAAATCGCGCGGGCGTTCGGGTTGAAGGGCAATGAAAAGATCGCCCTGAAGTCGCTGCTCAAGGACATGGCCGATGAAGGGCTGATCGACAGCGCCGCGGGGCGTGCCTTCCACAAGATGGGCGGCGTCCCGAAAGTTACCGTGCTTCGTGTCGTGTCGGTCGACGATGGGCAGGTCTGGGCGACGCCGGAAAGCTGGCATGCCGACACCCCTGCGCCGAAACTGCGGGTGATCGAACGTTCCCGGGGGAAGGGGCCCCGCTCGGCCCTTGGCCTCAACGACCGCATTCTCGCTCGCACCGAGGAAGCGGGGAAGGGGCATGTCGCCCATGTGATGAAGAAGCTGGCGCGCGCCGCCGAACTGTTGCTCGGCGTCGTCCGTCAGGAGGGTGAGCGATATTTCCTGACCCCGGTCGACAAGAAGGAACGGCGCGAACTGCCAATTTCAGACCTGAAGGATGCGCAGCCCGGCGACCTGGTGCTGGCCGAACCATCGGGCCGCCCGCCGCGCACCAGCGCGCGGGTCGACGCGATCCTCGGGGACCCTTTCGCCCCGCGGAGCTTCAGTTTGATCGCCATTCACAAACATGGCCTTCGCGATGAGTTCCGGGACGAGGCGATCGCCGAAGCGACCAAGGTTGCCGGGCAGCCGCTGGGCGACCGAGAGGACCTCACGGCGCTGCCGATCGTCGCCATCGATCCGGAGGATGCGCGTGATCATGACGATGCAATCTGGGCATCGCCGCGCGACGATGGCGATGGATGGGACGCGATCGTCGCGATCGCCGATGTGAGCTTTTATGTCCGTCCGGGAAGCGAGCTCGACCGCGAGGCGCGGGCGCGGGGCAACAGCGTCTATTTCCCCGACCGGGTGGTGCCGATGCTGCCGCACGAACTGTCATCGGACATCTGTTCGCTGAAGCAAGGCCAGCTGCGCGCGGCAATGGCTTGCCACCTTCATGTCGGCAAGGACGGCGCCCTGAAAAGCTGGCGATTCTCGCGCGCCAAGATTTGCGTATTTGCAAACATTGCATATGAGAATGCCCAGGCGGCCTATGACGGAACGCCCGGCCTGGTCGATCCCCGGCTGGTCGACACGGCGCTCAAGCCCCTTTGGGAATGTTGGCGCGCGCTGCTCAAGGCAAGGGAGAAACGCGAACCGCTCGAGCTCGACCTGCCCGAACGGCGCGTGATGCTCGACGAAAAGGGCCGGATCCTCTCGGTTGCGCCGCGCGAACGGCTCGACGCCCATCGCCTCGTCGAAGATTATATGATCGCCGCCAATGTCGCGGCAGCCAAGGCGCTGGAACGCAAGAAGGCGCCGGTGATGTACCGTGTCCACGAAGCGCCAAGCCGCGAGAAGCTGGTCGCGCTCAAGGACTATCTCGCGACCTTCGACCTCGAATTTGCGCTGGGACAGGTGATCAAGCCGGCGACGTTTAATCGCATCATTGACCGCATCGGCCCCGATCATGACGCGCGCCCGGAAATCATGGAGCAGCTTTTGCGCACCCAGATGCAGGCACGCTACGGCCCTGAACCGCTGGGCCATTTCGGGCTTTCGCTGGCGAGCTACGCGCATTTTACTTCGCCCATTCGCCGTTATGCCGATCTTCTCGTCCACCGTGCGCTGGTCACCGCCCATGGCCTTGGAGAAGGCGGGCTACCCAAAGCGGACGCCGAGGATTTCACCACCATCGGCGAGCATATCTCCATGCTAGAACGTCGGGCGATGGAGGCCGAACGCGAGACGGTCGACCGCTATGTCGCGGCGTTCCTCGCCGACAAGGTCGGACAGATCCTGCGCTGCCGGATCACCGGCGTGCAGCCGTTCGGCTTCTTCGCGACGGTCGAGGATCTGGGTGGAGATGGATTGGTGCCGGCGGCGATCCTCGGCAACGAATATTTTCGTTACGACGAGGCAGCGCGCGCCCTCATCGGCGAGGAGACAGGGGAAACCTTCCGGGTCGGCCAGCACCTTGAGCTGAAGCTGGCCGAAGCTAACCCGGCCTCGGGCGCGCTCCGCTTCGAGCTTCCCGAGGGCAAGTTCGCGGCGCCGCGCCGTAACGACAGCCGCCGCGACCGGGTCCGCCCGCCGAAACGCGGCCGGCCTGGCAATATTCGCCACCAGGGCAAGCGCCGCTGA
- a CDS encoding NADPH-dependent FMN reductase yields the protein MPYKIAIIVGSLREGSINRKIARSMCAIRDDNLDCAMVEIGDLPLFNQDLEKEPPAEWMRFRDQVLAADGVLFCTPEYNRGVPGVLKNAIDVGSRPYGRSVWDRKPAAIISASPGAIGGFGANHQLRQACVFLNMPVMQQPEAYLGNVTDDSFDADGCLVDGPLKKMVEKLADAFAEWVNTIHQARDHLLRTSKAK from the coding sequence ATGCCTTACAAGATCGCGATCATCGTCGGCAGCCTTCGCGAAGGCAGCATCAACCGCAAGATCGCCCGGTCGATGTGCGCCATCCGTGACGACAATCTCGACTGCGCGATGGTCGAAATCGGCGACCTGCCGCTGTTCAACCAGGACCTGGAAAAGGAACCGCCCGCCGAATGGATGCGGTTCAGGGACCAGGTGCTGGCGGCGGACGGCGTCCTGTTCTGCACCCCGGAATATAATCGCGGCGTCCCGGGCGTCCTTAAAAATGCCATAGACGTCGGATCGCGGCCCTATGGGCGAAGCGTTTGGGACCGCAAGCCTGCGGCGATCATCAGCGCCTCGCCCGGCGCGATCGGCGGGTTCGGAGCCAACCATCAGCTTCGCCAAGCCTGCGTCTTCCTCAACATGCCCGTGATGCAGCAGCCCGAGGCCTATCTTGGCAACGTCACCGACGACAGCTTCGACGCCGATGGCTGCCTGGTCGACGGGCCGCTCAAGAAGATGGTCGAGAAGCTAGCCGATGCCTTCGCCGAATGGGTCAATACGATCCACCAGGCGCGCGACCATCTGCTGAGGACGAGCAAGGCTAAATGA
- the kynU gene encoding kynureninase, which translates to MTFEDAKTRDAADSLAHCRERFRLPPGKIYLDGNSLGAMPASVPDRMAEVIDCEWGDDLIESWNKHDWMGAPERVAGRLAPLVGAEPDELLITDSTSINLFKLLGAALAARPKRSVILSEEGNFPSDLYVAQGMESFVRGSRLQTVPTDAIAASISDETAVVMLTHIDYRGGGRHDMKAINAAAHRAGALTLWDLSHSAGALAIDLDGDGCDLAVGCGYKYLNGGPGAPAFLFVARHLGGELSNPLPGWMGHAAPFAFDPEYRPCEGIGRFRTGTPSILGITALEAGLATFDGVFLTCLEAKSRSLSELFIGETERRCGGQVRLASPREPEARGSHVVFAHPHGYAVMRALIEAGVVGDFREPDLMRFGFAPLYNSHQDVWRAAEAIGRIIASGEWDQPRFHERRRVI; encoded by the coding sequence GTGACCTTCGAAGACGCGAAGACGCGGGATGCGGCGGACAGCCTGGCGCATTGCCGGGAGCGGTTCCGGTTGCCGCCGGGCAAGATCTACCTTGATGGAAATTCGCTGGGCGCGATGCCAGCGTCGGTCCCGGACCGGATGGCCGAAGTCATCGACTGCGAATGGGGTGACGACCTTATCGAGAGCTGGAACAAGCATGACTGGATGGGCGCGCCGGAGCGGGTTGCCGGCCGGCTTGCGCCACTGGTTGGTGCCGAGCCAGACGAACTGCTCATCACCGATTCCACTTCGATCAACCTGTTCAAGCTGCTTGGTGCGGCGCTGGCAGCGCGGCCCAAACGCTCGGTGATCCTGTCGGAAGAAGGCAATTTCCCGAGCGATCTCTATGTCGCCCAAGGCATGGAAAGCTTCGTTCGCGGATCGCGACTGCAAACGGTCCCGACCGACGCGATCGCGGCATCGATCAGCGATGAAACCGCGGTCGTCATGCTGACGCACATCGATTATCGCGGCGGCGGGCGGCATGACATGAAGGCGATCAACGCTGCCGCGCACCGGGCCGGCGCGCTGACCCTGTGGGACTTGTCGCATAGCGCCGGTGCCCTTGCGATCGACCTTGATGGCGACGGTTGCGACCTGGCCGTCGGATGCGGCTATAAATATCTCAATGGGGGCCCGGGCGCGCCAGCCTTCCTCTTTGTCGCCCGGCACCTGGGAGGCGAGCTCAGCAACCCCCTGCCCGGGTGGATGGGCCATGCGGCGCCCTTTGCCTTCGATCCTGAGTATCGCCCATGCGAAGGGATCGGCCGATTTCGCACCGGAACTCCATCGATCCTTGGGATCACAGCGCTCGAGGCGGGCCTTGCGACGTTCGACGGCGTCTTCCTGACCTGCCTGGAGGCCAAATCCCGTTCGCTATCGGAGTTGTTTATCGGCGAGACCGAACGGCGCTGCGGCGGCCAGGTCAGGCTTGCCAGCCCACGCGAGCCGGAGGCCCGCGGAAGCCATGTCGTTTTCGCCCACCCGCATGGATATGCGGTCATGCGGGCATTGATCGAAGCCGGAGTAGTCGGAGACTTCCGCGAACCCGACCTGATGCGGTTCGGGTTCGCCCCGCTTTACAACAGTCACCAGGATGTCTGGCGGGCGGCGGAGGCGATTGGCCGGATCATCGCCAGCGGCGAGTGGGACCAGCCCCGCTTCCACGAACGGCGGCGCGTCATTTAG
- the dcd gene encoding dCTP deaminase, giving the protein MAILSDRWIRDQALSHGMIEPFVEAQRRDGCISYGLSSYGYDARVADEFKIFTNVDSAVVDPKDFAANSFVDRQTDVCIIPPNSFALARTVEYFRVPEDVLVICLGKSTYARCGIIVNVTPLEPGWEGHVTLEFSNTTPLPAKIYANEGACQFLFLKGNERCEVSYADRAGKYMGQRGVTLPKL; this is encoded by the coding sequence ATGGCCATTCTTTCCGATCGCTGGATTCGCGACCAAGCCCTGTCCCACGGCATGATTGAACCGTTCGTCGAAGCGCAGCGCCGCGACGGATGCATCAGCTATGGCCTGTCCAGCTACGGCTATGACGCGCGGGTTGCCGACGAATTCAAGATTTTCACCAATGTCGACAGCGCGGTCGTCGATCCCAAGGATTTCGCCGCCAACAGCTTTGTCGACCGCCAGACCGACGTGTGCATCATCCCGCCCAACAGTTTCGCGCTGGCCCGAACGGTCGAATATTTCCGGGTGCCCGAGGATGTACTGGTGATCTGCCTGGGCAAGTCGACCTATGCCCGGTGCGGGATCATCGTCAACGTGACCCCGCTGGAGCCCGGCTGGGAAGGCCATGTCACGCTGGAATTTTCCAATACGACCCCGCTGCCGGCCAAAATCTATGCAAATGAAGGCGCCTGCCAGTTCCTGTTCCTCAAGGGCAATGAACGCTGCGAAGTGAGCTACGCCGACCGCGCCGGAAAATATATGGGACAGCGCGGCGTCACCTTGCCCAAACTGTGA
- a CDS encoding replicative DNA helicase: MAEVVRIAGGADAPATPVLPQNIEAEAALLGALMIDNRLVEDVQIRLKPHHFFEPLHGRIYESILRMTDRNMVANPVTLKPMFDADEGMKEVGGPAYLAQLTGSGAAVIGARDFAAQIYDLALLRALVGVGRDMVEGALDTSEDVAPLAQIERAESELYRVAEEGGNEGKVKSFGEASILAVKQAEKALNSGGHLSGVTTGLEGINAKVGGLHKSDLVILAGRPGMGKTSLATNMAFSAAQRFLRDVEDGIEVEKSAGAPVAFFSLEMSADQLATRILAEQSGISSENLRMGKISQQEFRNLARASGELSSLPLYIDDTPGLTIASLRARARRLKRQKGIGMVVVDYLQLLQGSGKGTAGDNRVQEISEISRGLKQLAKELDLPVVALSQLSRAVEQREDKKPMLSDLRESGSIEQDADMVWFVYREDYYVAAKEPKRPIDGDDAKVFEAHEQWQRDMERVYGMAELIVAKQRHGATGKVKMRFDSRVTKFSDPAEGDYLPEIRG; encoded by the coding sequence ATGGCTGAAGTTGTTCGAATCGCTGGCGGGGCCGATGCTCCCGCAACACCCGTTCTTCCGCAGAATATCGAAGCGGAGGCTGCGCTGCTCGGCGCCTTGATGATCGATAACCGGCTGGTCGAGGATGTGCAGATCCGGCTGAAGCCGCATCATTTCTTCGAACCGCTGCACGGCCGCATCTATGAATCGATCCTGCGGATGACCGACCGCAACATGGTCGCGAATCCGGTCACGCTGAAGCCCATGTTCGATGCCGATGAAGGCATGAAGGAAGTCGGCGGGCCGGCCTATCTTGCCCAGCTGACCGGGTCGGGCGCGGCGGTGATCGGGGCTCGCGACTTTGCCGCCCAAATCTATGATCTTGCGCTGTTGCGTGCGCTGGTCGGGGTCGGCCGCGACATGGTCGAGGGCGCGCTCGACACTTCGGAGGACGTCGCCCCGCTGGCCCAGATCGAGCGGGCCGAAAGCGAACTCTACCGGGTCGCCGAGGAAGGCGGTAATGAAGGCAAGGTCAAGAGCTTCGGCGAGGCCAGCATCCTTGCGGTCAAGCAGGCCGAAAAGGCGCTCAACAGCGGCGGCCACCTTAGCGGGGTCACTACCGGCCTTGAAGGGATCAACGCGAAGGTCGGCGGTCTGCACAAGAGCGACCTCGTGATCCTCGCAGGCCGTCCGGGCATGGGCAAGACCTCGCTTGCCACTAACATGGCTTTCAGCGCCGCCCAGCGTTTCCTGCGTGACGTGGAGGACGGAATCGAAGTCGAAAAATCGGCTGGCGCGCCGGTTGCCTTTTTCAGCCTGGAAATGTCGGCCGACCAGCTCGCGACCCGTATCCTTGCCGAACAGTCGGGCATCAGTTCCGAAAATCTGCGCATGGGCAAGATCAGTCAGCAGGAATTCCGCAACCTCGCCCGCGCCTCGGGCGAATTGTCGAGCCTGCCGCTATATATCGACGACACGCCCGGCCTGACCATTGCGTCGCTGCGCGCCCGCGCGCGCCGGTTGAAGCGGCAAAAGGGCATCGGCATGGTCGTGGTCGACTATCTCCAGCTGCTCCAGGGTTCGGGCAAGGGGACGGCCGGCGACAACCGCGTCCAGGAAATCTCCGAGATCAGCCGCGGCCTGAAGCAGCTTGCCAAGGAACTCGACCTTCCGGTGGTCGCATTGTCCCAGCTCAGCCGCGCGGTCGAGCAGCGCGAAGACAAAAAGCCGATGCTGTCGGACCTTCGCGAGTCAGGCTCGATCGAACAGGACGCCGACATGGTGTGGTTCGTCTATCGCGAGGATTACTATGTCGCCGCGAAGGAGCCGAAGCGGCCGATCGACGGTGACGATGCCAAGGTGTTCGAAGCCCATGAACAATGGCAGCGTGACATGGAACGCGTCTATGGCATGGCGGAACTGATCGTTGCCAAGCAGCGCCACGGCGCCACCGGCAAGGTCAAGATGCGGTTCGATAGTCGGGTGACCAAGTTCAGCGATCCGGCAGAGGGCGATTATCTGCCGGAAATTCGCGGGTGA
- the astD gene encoding succinylglutamate-semialdehyde dehydrogenase — protein MSELIVSTEPATGVELWSGPVGDAAAEVAAARAAWPAWAAHSVTFRMETLRRFANVVRAKEAEFADLIARETGKPSWEAKTEVAAVVGKVEISIEAYCERTPTRRLEAAMGNKVAVRHKPHGVLAVLGPYNFPAHLPNGHIVPALIAGNAIIFKPSEKTPATGEFLVRCFHEAGVPEGVLRLLVGGPAEGKQLAAQDGIDGLLFTGSVNAGIALHRQFADTPNRILALELGGNNPIVAWDVADVAAAAAIIVQSAYLSAGQRCTAARRLIVKDGQHEELVAEIVKLIDRIIVDHPHADPPPFMGPVIDQMAADILQDRFLGLMMKGGKPIRRLDRPDEERPFLTPALIDMTDAHERLDEELFGPVLQMIRVKDFDAAIDEANATRFGLAASVLTKDPGLYDKFWANVRAGVINWNKPTNGAPSAAPFGGVGFSGNHRPSAYYAADYCAYPVTSVESDTVRGGIANGLRDAYVPTDD, from the coding sequence ATGAGCGAACTGATCGTTTCGACCGAGCCTGCGACGGGCGTTGAACTTTGGTCCGGACCGGTGGGGGACGCGGCGGCCGAAGTGGCCGCGGCGCGCGCCGCCTGGCCAGCCTGGGCCGCGCATTCGGTGACGTTCAGGATGGAGACGCTTCGCCGATTCGCCAATGTTGTTCGCGCCAAGGAAGCCGAATTCGCCGACCTCATCGCCCGGGAAACGGGCAAGCCTTCATGGGAAGCCAAGACCGAAGTCGCCGCGGTCGTCGGAAAAGTCGAGATATCGATCGAGGCCTATTGTGAGCGTACGCCGACACGCCGGCTGGAAGCTGCGATGGGCAACAAGGTCGCGGTTCGCCACAAGCCGCATGGCGTGCTGGCTGTGCTCGGGCCCTATAACTTCCCTGCCCACCTGCCCAACGGCCATATCGTTCCGGCGCTGATCGCCGGCAATGCGATCATCTTCAAGCCTTCAGAAAAGACCCCGGCAACCGGCGAGTTCCTCGTCCGGTGCTTTCACGAGGCAGGCGTCCCTGAAGGGGTGTTGAGGCTCCTTGTCGGAGGACCGGCGGAGGGCAAGCAACTAGCCGCACAGGATGGAATTGACGGACTACTTTTTACCGGTTCGGTTAACGCTGGCATCGCCCTTCACCGTCAGTTTGCCGATACTCCGAATAGAATCCTGGCGCTGGAGCTGGGCGGCAACAACCCCATCGTCGCTTGGGACGTAGCCGATGTCGCCGCCGCCGCGGCGATTATCGTCCAGTCGGCTTACCTGTCGGCGGGTCAGCGCTGCACCGCCGCTCGCCGGCTGATCGTCAAGGATGGTCAGCATGAGGAGCTGGTTGCGGAGATCGTCAAGCTGATCGACCGGATCATCGTCGATCACCCCCATGCCGACCCGCCGCCATTCATGGGGCCGGTGATCGACCAGATGGCCGCCGACATCCTTCAAGACCGTTTCCTCGGCCTGATGATGAAGGGGGGAAAGCCGATCCGGCGCCTCGACCGCCCGGACGAGGAACGGCCGTTCCTGACCCCGGCGCTGATCGACATGACCGATGCGCACGAACGGCTCGACGAGGAATTGTTCGGCCCGGTGCTGCAGATGATCCGGGTCAAGGATTTCGACGCAGCGATCGATGAGGCAAACGCTACACGGTTCGGTCTTGCCGCCAGCGTGCTGACCAAGGACCCGGGGCTTTACGACAAATTCTGGGCCAATGTCCGCGCCGGGGTGATCAACTGGAACAAGCCGACCAACGGGGCGCCGTCGGCGGCGCCTTTCGGCGGCGTCGGATTCAGCGGCAACCATCGGCCCAGCGCCTATTATGCCGCCGACTATTGCGCCTATCCGGTCACCAGCGTCGAATCCGACACCGTCCGCGGCGGCATCGCCAACGGGCTGCGTGATGCCTATGTCCCGACCGACGACTAA